DNA from Streptomyces sp. NBC_01260:
GTCACCGACGTGGAGGGCCGGGTGCTGTGGCGCCAGGGCAACACGGGAGTGCTGCGCCGGGCCGACGACATCTGTCTGGCCGAGGGCGCCGCCTGGTCGGAGGAGAGCACCGGCACCAACGCGATCGGCACGGCGATCGCCGCGCGCGCCCCGGTGCAGGTCCACTCGGCGGAGCACTTCGTGCGCAGTCTGCACGGGTGGACGTGTGCGGCGGCCCCGGTGCGCGATCCGCGGGACGGCCGGCTGATGGGGATCGTCGACATCAGCGGGCCCGCGTCCACCTTCCATCCGACGACGCTCGCCCTGGTCGGTTCGGTGGCCCGGCTGGCCGAGAGCGAGATCAGGACCCGGCATCTGGAGTCGATCGACCGGCTGCGCTCGGTGGCGGCGCCGATGCTGTGCCGGCTGGGCGGCCGGGCGATGGCCGTGGACGCCCACGGCTGGCTGGCGGCGGTCACCGGGATACCGCCGGTGGACCGGCTGCCGCTGCCGAAGTCCCTGCAGCCGGGCCGGGTGTGGCTGCCCTCGCTCGGGATGTGCCGGGTGGAGCCGTTGCCGGGCGGCTGGCTGGTGCAGGTGGCGGACGGCGCGGTGGACAACCCGCCGCGCCGGGTGGTCCTCGATCTGAGCCGGCCGCGCGGCCTCGCGGTGAATGTGGTGAGCCCGGTGGGCACCTGGACGCAGCGGCTCTCCCCGCGCCACGCCGAGCTGCTGTTCGCGCTGGCGCTGCGCCGCGAGGGGCGTACCGCGTCCGAGCTGGCGCAGGACATCTTCGGCGATCCGACCAGGACGGTGACGGTGCGGGCCGAGATCTCCCGGCTGCGGCGCCATCTCGCGGAGGTGCTGGCACACCGCCCGTACCGCTTCGGCGAGGGGGTCGAGGTGGAGGTGATCCACCCGGAGCACCCGGGCGATCTGCTGCCGCACTCGAAGGCCCCGGTGGTGACGGCGGCGCGCAGCGCCCGGTGAACGGTGTTCTCGCAGGTCCTGGGCGTCCGTCTGCCCAGGCCGGCTTGGGCCGGGGCCGCGGGACATGGTTTTCTGGCAGTCATGAGCAACCCCGCGCGCCCCGCCGAACCGACCGCCGAGGTGACCATCTGGTCCCTGGAGCAGACCTCCCCCGATGATCTGCGGCCCTCCGCCGCGCCGGAGGGGGACATCCGGATCGTCCGGTCCGGGATACCGCTGCCGGAGTTCAGCCGCTTCCTCTACACGGCGGTCGGCGGCGACATCCGGTGGACGGACCGGCTGACGATGACGTACGCGCAGTGGCAGGAGGCGCTGGACCGGCCCGGTGCGGAGACCTGGGTGGCGTACGCGGACGGGACGCCGGCCGGGTACATCGAGCTGGACCCACAGGACGACGGCGTGGTCGAGATCATGTACTTCGGCCTCATCCCGGCATTCCGGGGGCGCCGGATCGGCGGCCATCTGC
Protein-coding regions in this window:
- a CDS encoding GAF domain-containing protein, with amino-acid sequence MEASPVDVMRLAVREADRATRLVHRAREARLAGERTPVAPRAEIEASWNRVLRNGVDPEKSTHSVLLEPDEIEHRRRCSTLGEVMPLLGDALAAIADASQQIMVVTDVEGRVLWRQGNTGVLRRADDICLAEGAAWSEESTGTNAIGTAIAARAPVQVHSAEHFVRSLHGWTCAAAPVRDPRDGRLMGIVDISGPASTFHPTTLALVGSVARLAESEIRTRHLESIDRLRSVAAPMLCRLGGRAMAVDAHGWLAAVTGIPPVDRLPLPKSLQPGRVWLPSLGMCRVEPLPGGWLVQVADGAVDNPPRRVVLDLSRPRGLAVNVVSPVGTWTQRLSPRHAELLFALALRREGRTASELAQDIFGDPTRTVTVRAEISRLRRHLAEVLAHRPYRFGEGVEVEVIHPEHPGDLLPHSKAPVVTAARSAR
- a CDS encoding GNAT family N-acetyltransferase, with translation MSNPARPAEPTAEVTIWSLEQTSPDDLRPSAAPEGDIRIVRSGIPLPEFSRFLYTAVGGDIRWTDRLTMTYAQWQEALDRPGAETWVAYADGTPAGYIELDPQDDGVVEIMYFGLIPAFRGRRIGGHLLSYGVARAWDLAERWPQRPATKRVWLHTCSKDGPHAMDNYLRRGFRLFDTRAEREPEVATPGPWPGSGRELLP